CCTTCGCCGCTTGGGCAAATACGGCTGCCGGACGCGCGTGCAGACCATTGGGGTTGGGCAGGTTGATCGGTTGGGAGAAGACCGCATCACCTTGCACCGTCGCTGGATGTGCGTCGCGGGCTGCGCCGCCCCCGACATCCAGTACGGGCTGGCCAGCCTCCACCAATCCCGTCGAGCCGACGAGCGAATTGAACGGCTCGCCGCTGACCACCAGCATCAAGGTCAACAAACTGCGCGCATGCAGGGCAATGTAATCGGCATCGAAATCAATCAGCGTCTGTCCCGCTTCGACACGCTGCCCCGCCTCGACACGGCAGATGAATCCCTTACCCGCGAGATTCACCGTGTCCAGACCGATATGCATCAGCACCTGGACACCTTCATCGCTGGTAACGGTGACCGCGTGCCCGCTGGCCTGCATGTCGCTGACCACGCCGGCCAGCGGTGCGCAGAGCGTCGACGAAGTCGGGTCGATGCACAGGCCGTCGCCGATGATCCGTCCGGCAAACACCGGGTCGGGCACTTGGTCCAGCGCCATCAGGACGCCGGACAAGGGTGCCAGCAACTGCAATTGTTGGGGTATGACCATGACATCACCTGCGCTTGTATTTTCTGAGTGGGCGGTAGCGTCCGCCTTGCTTATTTCCACCAGTATTCAACCTGCAGGCCGACATTGGCGCCGTGCCGTGCGCGGCCGAAGGCGCCCGTATCGGAGAGTGCCGAGCCTTTGGCCAACAGGTTGGCGGCACGCTTGGCCGCCTGGTTCCAGCTGGCATAGGTGTAATACAAACGCACCTCAGGCCGCGCCCAGAATTCCGGACCTTTGGGGGACCAGGTCGGCGCAAACGTGAACTTGCTGAGTTTGCGCGTACCGTCCGCCGCATCGACCTGATCGTGACCCAGTTCGGTCACCAGTTTGAACTGCTCGCTCAATGCGTAAGCCGGGCGCACACCCAGCGACAGCCAGTTCTGGTCGGCGCCGCCCTGACGAATGTCCTTCTGATACACCGCCTGCACTTGCCCGCCGAAACGCGGCGTCACTTGCCAATCGAAGAACTCGACGATCCGATAGCTCTTGTTGCGGTCATCGAGCCTGACGTTACCGGTATAGCCCAAACCGGTGCCCGGCCCTTCGCCGTATTGCAGCGCCAGTTTGTTCTTGCCGCCGAAAAAGTCCTGCTGCACGTGCTGAGTGGTGATCGCCCAGCCACGGTGGGCATCGCGACTGTCGGGCTTGTCGATGTAGCTCAGACCGAATTCCAGTTCACCGCCCGGGTTGCTGTTGAAACCGCCGACGTTGAAGTCGTGCCGGTTGATGTAATCCTTCTGATAGAGGTTGTCCTTGCGCGAGAACGCGTAGCTGTATTTCAAACCGCCGAGCAACACGTCTTCGATACCGCCGCCGGTGGCGCTCTGGTTCCAGTAATAGAAATCGGAAATGTGGATGTCGTTACGTTTGTAGTAACGCCGCCCCGCCCACAGCGAGCCACCATTGAGGGCGGGCATCGCCGACCATTGGGCATAGGCCTGCGGCAAGCGAATCGAGCCATTGTCCTCCCTGAACGTCAGGCTGCGATCGTAGCGGTTGTACAGCGATGCCATGCCGTCGACGCTCAGCACCGAGCCATCGTCGAGGGTGTACAGGTCCTGACGCAATTCGAGTTCGCCGTACTGCTCGCACTCGTTGCCGAGGCGGTATTTGGTCTGCGCGCCGGGCAGCTGAAAGCACGACTGACCGCTGCTGTTGAGCGAAGTACCGACACCGCTGCGCAGGTAACCGCCAAACTCAAGCGCCCGGGAAGACGTGGGCATTGCCAGACAAAAAGTTGCGACTGCCAGGCTGAGACTTATTGTTGTTTTCATATGCCACCATTATTTTTATTGTGTGGTCGCAAGAATTCAGCGCGCACAAATCCCCCGCGCAGCGTTCTGCGTGTTTTTTTAAAACGTGTTTTTCAGTGAGTGATCAGGGATCGGTCAGGTGCAGCACGAAAGATTCGTAAGGTCGCAAGTGCAGCCACCGCGTGCGTTTCGGACAGTCCGGGTAATTGCTGATCAGCAGGCGCTGCTCCTGAGATTCGTCAATCAGCGCAGTTAGCTCGACTTCACACGCGGTGCCGTAAAAATTGTTTACCACCAGCAGGCGTTCACCTGCCCCTTCGCGCAGGTAAGCCCAGACTTGTGGATGCTCCGGCAGCAACTGGCAATAGATGCCGTCCGAGATCAGCGCTTCAGTCCGGCGCAGGTTGATCAGGCGCCGATAGTGATGCAGCACCGATTCCGGGTCATGCAACTGATGCGCAACATTGATCTGTGCAGCATTGGCCGGCACACCGATCCACGGTTCGCCGCGGGTGAAACCGGCATTGTGCCCGGCGTGCCAGTGCATCGGGGTGCGCCCGTTGTCGCGGGACTTCTGCATGATCGCCGCCATGTTGTCGAGCTCGCTGGCCCCGGCCTCGCGCTTGAGGCGGAAGATATTCAGGGTCTCGACATCGCGGTACTGCTCGATGCTTTCGAAGCCAGGATTGGTCATACCCAGTTCTTCGCCCTGATAGATGAACGGCGTACCCTGCAGAAAGTGCAGCGCCGTACCGAGCATCTTCGCCGACAGCTCGCGATACTCGCCGTCGTTGCCGAACCGCGAGACCACGCGCGGCTGATCGTGGTTACACCAGAACAGCGCATTCCAGCCGCCTCCCGCCTGCATGCCGGTCTGCCAATCGGACAGAATCTGCTTGAGCTGGAGGAAATCGAAATCGGCGCGCACCCATTTCTGCAGGTTCGGATAATCGACCTTCAGGTGATGAAAATTGAAGGTCATCGACAGCTCTTTCGACTGCGGATTGGAGTAACGGATGCAGTGTTCGAGACGGGTCGAGGACATCTCGCCGACGTTGATCAGCTCATGCCCCTCGAAGACTTCGCGGTGCATTTGCTGCAAGTACTCATGCACGTTCGGCCCGTCGGTGTAGAAGCGCCGACCGTCGCTGTCATCTTCGGCGAAATCCGCCGGTTTGGAGATCAGGTTGATCACGTCGAGGCGAAAGCCACCGACGCCCTTGTCGCGCCAGAAGCGCATCATCTTGAACACTTCGTCCCGGACTTTGGGGTTGTCCCAATTGAGGTCGGCCTGGGTGTGGTCGAACAGGTGCAGATAGTACTGACCGGTCTGTGCTTCGTACTCCCAGGCCGAACCGCCGAACTTGGATTCCCAGTTGTTCGGCTGGTCGCGCCAGATATAGAAGTCGCGATAAGGATTGTCGAGGCTGCTGCGCGCTTGCTGGAACCAGACGTGCTCGATCGAGGTATGGTTGACCACGATGTCGAGCATCAGCTTGATCCCGCGCTTGCCCGCTTCGGCAATCAGCAGTTCACAGTCGGCCATGCTGCCGTAACTCGGATCGACCGCGTAATAGTCACTGATGTCGTAGCCGTTATCGCGCTGTGGTGAGCGTAAAAAAGGCGTGACCCATAGATAATCGACCCCCAGCCATTGCAGGTAATCAAGCTTGGCGACGATACCGAGCAGATCGCCGGTCGGGTTGCCGGCATGGCTGTAAAAGCTCTTCGGGTAGATCTGGTAGATCACCGAACGTTGCCAGTCTTGCATGGCGTATTTCCCTCTTGAATTCTACGAGCCCCGCAGGAGCTGCCGCAGGTTGCGATCAATGAATTTTGAAAGGCAAGATCAAAAGATCGTCCGATCGCGGCCCGAGCCTTCGGCAGCTCCTACGATTCGATTTCAGGCGACCCGGTAACCCGGCCGGACAATCTTCATGCTCAGCACACAGGTCAGGGCGAACGGAACGAGCATGGCGATCAGCATCCCGACCACGAACATCGGGATGAACTCTGGAATGATCGAAATGAATCCGGGCAGGCCGCCGACGCCGATCGCCGAGGCCTGGATCTTGTTCAACGACAGGAACATGCAGCCCAGCGCCGAGCCGGTCAACGCGGCATAAAACGGAAACTTGTAGCGCAGATTGACGCCGAACATCGCCGGCTCGGTGATGGCGAAATACGCGGAAATCGCCGAGGTCGAGGCCATGCTCCTGTCCCGCGCATTGCGCGTCATCCTGAACACCGCCAACGCCGCACTGCCCTGCGCCAGATTGGACATGACGATCATTGGCCAGATGAAAGTGCCGCCCTGGCTGGAGATCAATTGCAGATCGACCGCGAGAAACATGTGATGCATGCCTGTGATCACCAGAGGTGCATAGAGCAGACCGAAAATTGCGCCACCCACCAGCGGTGCCAGATCGAACAGCATTACCAGGCCTTCGGTAATGAAGATGCCGATATGCCGGGTCACCGGACCGATGATCGCCAGTGCCAGCACGCCAGTTACGACGATGGTGGTAATTGGCACCACCAGCAATTGCACGGCATTGGGCACTCGCGCCCGCAACCATTTTTCAATCACGCTCATCACATAGGCCGCCAGCAGTATCGGCAGAATCTGCCCCTGGTAACCGACCTTTTCCACCTGGAACAGGCCGAGAATGTCGAAGTA
This genomic interval from Pseudomonas koreensis contains the following:
- a CDS encoding maltoporin gives rise to the protein MKTTISLSLAVATFCLAMPTSSRALEFGGYLRSGVGTSLNSSGQSCFQLPGAQTKYRLGNECEQYGELELRQDLYTLDDGSVLSVDGMASLYNRYDRSLTFREDNGSIRLPQAYAQWSAMPALNGGSLWAGRRYYKRNDIHISDFYYWNQSATGGGIEDVLLGGLKYSYAFSRKDNLYQKDYINRHDFNVGGFNSNPGGELEFGLSYIDKPDSRDAHRGWAITTQHVQQDFFGGKNKLALQYGEGPGTGLGYTGNVRLDDRNKSYRIVEFFDWQVTPRFGGQVQAVYQKDIRQGGADQNWLSLGVRPAYALSEQFKLVTELGHDQVDAADGTRKLSKFTFAPTWSPKGPEFWARPEVRLYYTYASWNQAAKRAANLLAKGSALSDTGAFGRARHGANVGLQVEYWWK
- the treC gene encoding alpha,alpha-phosphotrehalase, with the protein product MQDWQRSVIYQIYPKSFYSHAGNPTGDLLGIVAKLDYLQWLGVDYLWVTPFLRSPQRDNGYDISDYYAVDPSYGSMADCELLIAEAGKRGIKLMLDIVVNHTSIEHVWFQQARSSLDNPYRDFYIWRDQPNNWESKFGGSAWEYEAQTGQYYLHLFDHTQADLNWDNPKVRDEVFKMMRFWRDKGVGGFRLDVINLISKPADFAEDDSDGRRFYTDGPNVHEYLQQMHREVFEGHELINVGEMSSTRLEHCIRYSNPQSKELSMTFNFHHLKVDYPNLQKWVRADFDFLQLKQILSDWQTGMQAGGGWNALFWCNHDQPRVVSRFGNDGEYRELSAKMLGTALHFLQGTPFIYQGEELGMTNPGFESIEQYRDVETLNIFRLKREAGASELDNMAAIMQKSRDNGRTPMHWHAGHNAGFTRGEPWIGVPANAAQINVAHQLHDPESVLHHYRRLINLRRTEALISDGIYCQLLPEHPQVWAYLREGAGERLLVVNNFYGTACEVELTALIDESQEQRLLISNYPDCPKRTRWLHLRPYESFVLHLTDP
- the treP gene encoding PTS system trehalose-specific EIIBC component; translation: MSHDYPNIARELLESLGGSDNIEQAAHCVTRLRLALKNPALVNTAALNGIDLVKGSFFTGGLYQVVIGPGDVEKVYAQLRQQTGLAASTIADVKQKSAEKINAMQRLVRVFSDVFMPILPALIIAGLLMGINNLLGAKGMFIEDQSLLDAYPNLDGLWSLINLMANTSFVFLPALVGWSAAKRFGGSEILGIVLGLMLVHPDLLNAWNYGKAVAGVEGQQLPYFDILGLFQVEKVGYQGQILPILLAAYVMSVIEKWLRARVPNAVQLLVVPITTIVVTGVLALAIIGPVTRHIGIFITEGLVMLFDLAPLVGGAIFGLLYAPLVITGMHHMFLAVDLQLISSQGGTFIWPMIVMSNLAQGSAALAVFRMTRNARDRSMASTSAISAYFAITEPAMFGVNLRYKFPFYAALTGSALGCMFLSLNKIQASAIGVGGLPGFISIIPEFIPMFVVGMLIAMLVPFALTCVLSMKIVRPGYRVA